The genome window AGTTAGGTGGTTATCCCCAGCAACCCTTGATGGAGGATTTGGAACTTTCGCGTCGCTTGCGCAAACTGGGGCGTTTGACTTGGCTCGACCTACCGGTGGTAACTTCTGCTCGTCGCTGGCAGCAGTATGGTCCTTGGCGCACAATCGCGCTGATGCAAACCTTGCGCTACGCCTACTGGGTGGGAGTTGAACCGGAGCAGCTGGCCCGATGGTACCGGCAGGTGCGGTGAGCACTTGCGCAACCTTGGGTTAGGCTGCTGATATCTTGGCTAAGCGCAGGCAGCTCTCTGGAATGTGTGACATGTCTGAGTCTCCTTTAGAGCTAGCCCGGGCTGCGCTCGCGTCTCAAGCTTGGGCTGAGGCTCTGGATCATCTGCGTCCACTCCTGACTGAGCCAGACCCGACTCTGGCTCACCAAGCCACACGGCTAATCGCTCAAGTGCCCCATCCCCTCTCGGTATCGGCCTTAGTCGGTGCGCTCGACCATTCAGAGGCCCCGATCCGGCTAACAGCCGCTGAAGGACTGGCCCAACTGGGAGACCGCTCTGCCCTCGATCCCCTACTACAAGCCCTTGACGATCCAGAGCCTGCAGTTCGGCAGCAAGTTGTGACCACCTTGAAGGCGCTGGATGCCGAAGCTGCCCGTGCTCAAATCACCGAACTACTAAGCTGGGAGCGATTGCCAGACCAGTTGCGGTTAGGGCTAACGGAGGCTTTGGCGGGGTGGGAAGAATCCGGTACAGTTGAAGTCCAGTCGTGAGTGCAAAGTTCTGTGGCACCAGCCCAATCTCTCCGTCCTTCTCAGCGCCTTTGGGCCACCTTGGGCTTGTACTTGCTGCTAGGGATTATTGCTCTGGCCATGCTGCTGCCCCTGATTTGGCTGGTGAGCACCTCATTTAAGTCTTCGGCTGAGAACATTTTCCAGTTCCCACCACGTCTTTTGCCAGAGCAAGCCACTCTCAGTAATTACATTCGAGTTTGGCAAAGCAACCCGTTCGGTCGTTACCTATGGAACAGTACGGTAGTGGCGGTGCTGACTGTAGGGCTGAATTTACTGTTATGTTCCTTGGCTGCTTATCCTCTAGCCCGTTTGGATTTTCGAGGGCGCAATTTCTTATTCGCGCTGGTCATTGGCACGATTATGATCCCGTTTCAGATCACGATGATTCCGCTATATATCCTGGCGGTCAAGTTGGGGCTGACCAATAGTTATCTAGGCCTGATTTTGCCTTATATCACTTCAGCATTTGGCATTTTTCTGCTGCGTCAAGCTTTTCTAGGAGTTCCTAAAGAACTGGAAGAAGCTGCCCGTATGGATGGCTGCTCCGAGTTGGGGATTTGGTGGCATGTGATGATGCCCAGTGTTCGCCCAGCCCTAGTTACGCTGGCGATTTTTGTCTTTGTTGGTTCTTGGGGTGAGTTTCTATGGCCGCTGATTTTACTCAACCAATCTGAAGAGCTTTATACCCTGCCTTTGGGCGTGGCCAAATTATCGGGTGCCTTCTCAGAGGACTGGCGTTTGATTGCCGCTGGCTCTGTGATTTCTATTGTGCCAACCCTACTAGTTTTCTTAGGAATGCAGCGCTATATTATCCCCTCTGAAGCAGGCAGTGGGTTAAAGGGCTGAACACTGGTTGAAGTGCTAATTGCATTGGTTAATTCAAGTCAATTTGAGCCAATTCGAGGCACTCTTTTTGTCTTTAAATGCCTGCAAATATGCATTTTGTTACCTTAGTCTGATTTAGAAATAGCTAGAGCCTAGATATAGTTAAAACTTAAAACAGTTAGAACAGGCGGGAGCATAAGCCACCCGAGTCTGCTTCTTTACAAACCTTTTGTAGAAATTTAAGTTTGATTGCCGAGACCATCTCTCAAATCATACTGACTACCCTACAGCTCAGTTCTCGCTAAGATTGAGAGAGTTTAGTTTGGGAGCCAGCACGGAGCTGGCAGCGCTTATCGACACGATTTATGGGAACCTGGATGGCCTAAAGCCTAGCCAGATCAAAGCGCTCAAACGCCTCTACAGCCAGCGTCTACCAGGTAGTAGCCTGGTGACTTCCGAGTTCGCTCAACGCTTGGGGGCGATCAGCAGTGAGATTCAGCAGCCTCTCTGCACTTATATCAACCGCCGAGGACAGGTGATTCGGGTGGGTGTGGGCACGCCACGACAAACCCAAATTCCACCCCTGGAATTGCCTCGCTACGGGGCTGAACGCTTGAGCGGTATTCGCTGTCTGGCGACCCAACTTAAAAACGAATCTCCCAGCGAAGCAGCCTTAACCGCGATGACGCTACAGCGGTTGGATGCCTTGGTGCTTTTGAGCGTCACTGGTGAAGGTTTCGAGCGACGAGGCGGTGGAGCCACCGGCTACATTAATGCCACCTATCTGGCCCATTTGATCCCCGATGGCGGCCAGACTCACATTTACTGGACCGTGTCGCCAGCGCAAAGCTTAGACGTGCTGTCCCAGCAGGATCTCTTAGCCTTGGTTGAGGGACTGGAAGCA of Leptolyngbya sp. FACHB-261 contains these proteins:
- a CDS encoding carbohydrate ABC transporter permease — protein: MAPAQSLRPSQRLWATLGLYLLLGIIALAMLLPLIWLVSTSFKSSAENIFQFPPRLLPEQATLSNYIRVWQSNPFGRYLWNSTVVAVLTVGLNLLLCSLAAYPLARLDFRGRNFLFALVIGTIMIPFQITMIPLYILAVKLGLTNSYLGLILPYITSAFGIFLLRQAFLGVPKELEEAARMDGCSELGIWWHVMMPSVRPALVTLAIFVFVGSWGEFLWPLILLNQSEELYTLPLGVAKLSGAFSEDWRLIAAGSVISIVPTLLVFLGMQRYIIPSEAGSGLKG
- a CDS encoding HEAT repeat domain-containing protein codes for the protein MSESPLELARAALASQAWAEALDHLRPLLTEPDPTLAHQATRLIAQVPHPLSVSALVGALDHSEAPIRLTAAEGLAQLGDRSALDPLLQALDDPEPAVRQQVVTTLKALDAEAARAQITELLSWERLPDQLRLGLTEALAGWEESGTVEVQS